The following nucleotide sequence is from Devosia salina.
CGGCAATTCGCACGGCAGCATCTGCTTCAACGGCCCCAACGGCTATTTCTGCATCGGCAACTGAGCGCCGACCATTCAGCAAACGCCGCCCTTCGGGGCGGCGTTTTTCATCGTTCTGTCAGCTGCCCAGCTCGCCGCCGGGTATTGCTTCTTCGGCAACCTTGGGCACGCGCCTACTGCGCTCGCGGGCCATCACCACCAGTCCCGCCGCCACAATGACGCCGGCACCGAACAGGGATACCGGATCAATCCATTGCCCGAAAACCACAATGCTGAGCACGATGGCCCAGGGCAGTGAGAAATAGTTGAACGGCTGCAGGACGCTGGCCGGGGCCATGGTCAATGCGATCGTCATCAGCCCGTGGCCGGCGCAGGTGGTCGCCATCACCATCACGACCAGGGCGAAATCACCCCACCCCATGGGTTGCCAGAAGAACACGCCGACACCGCCCGAAAGGACCAGGCCAACCAGCGCCGCATAGGTCATGCTGGTCGCCGCGCTGTCGATGGCCGCCACCTTCCGGGTCACGACGATATAAAGCGCATAGAGCGAGGCCGAAGCCAGCGCAAAGCCGACGCCCCAGTCGAGCGGCACGCCCCCTGGCCGCATTATGATCAGCGCACCGACAAATCCCGCCAGCACTGCGGCAAAGCGGAACACGCCGACCTGTTCGCCCAGGATGGGAATGGCAAACACCGTCACCAGCAGCGGATAGACGATGACAATGGCCTGCAATTCCCCCAGCGGCACCGATTTCAGCGCCAGCGCGAAAAACCAGATATCGGCCATCAGCAGCACGCCGCGCAGGATCTGCAGCCTGGGCGTGCGTGATCGCAGGGCCTGGCGCAATGGCGCCTGCCGCGCCACCAGGAACAGCGCGAAGGCCGCAAAGCCCCAATAGCGCATCATGGTGATCTGAAACGGCGAATAGTCCTGCACCAGTA
It contains:
- a CDS encoding DMT family transporter, whose product is MSAIAGASRPDQVGRAIILTLITIGVFGVQDAIAKILVQDYSPFQITMMRYWGFAAFALFLVARQAPLRQALRSRTPRLQILRGVLLMADIWFFALALKSVPLGELQAIVIVYPLLVTVFAIPILGEQVGVFRFAAVLAGFVGALIIMRPGGVPLDWGVGFALASASLYALYIVVTRKVAAIDSAATSMTYAALVGLVLSGGVGVFFWQPMGWGDFALVVMVMATTCAGHGLMTIALTMAPASVLQPFNYFSLPWAIVLSIVVFGQWIDPVSLFGAGVIVAAGLVVMARERSRRVPKVAEEAIPGGELGS